A region from the Wansuia hejianensis genome encodes:
- a CDS encoding IS3 family transposase, producing MMFIAIKTEDGAIKGKLSFYCRMLGVSRQGFYKYLANKDRPWKYQDLADAMIAIHTEDEYNDTYGRIRMYQALLLKKPEGLKIPSERTVYRVMDEIGLSHQPKRKPNGITKADREARKSDDLLKRDFKSDKPLEKCVTDITEIKAKDGKLYVSAIFDCFDSGVLGLAMETNMKATLCEHTLDNAYLAYPDLRGAIVHSDRGTQYTSETYRKALAKYGIIQSMNSAGGRCHDNARCESMWARMKSELLYDRYNTETMTIEELKVLIWRYFISYWNNRRICSANGGLPPIIKRQRYYQSLEQAA from the coding sequence ATGATGTTCATTGCCATAAAAACGGAAGACGGCGCGATTAAGGGAAAACTCTCATTCTATTGCCGGATGCTTGGTGTCAGCCGCCAGGGGTTCTACAAATATCTTGCTAATAAAGACCGGCCCTGGAAATATCAGGATCTCGCTGATGCTATGATAGCAATCCATACTGAAGATGAATACAATGATACATATGGGCGCATTCGCATGTATCAGGCACTTCTCCTTAAGAAACCGGAAGGACTCAAGATTCCCAGTGAGCGAACCGTCTACAGGGTCATGGATGAAATAGGCCTTAGTCATCAACCAAAGCGTAAGCCGAATGGTATTACCAAGGCTGATCGGGAAGCTCGTAAGTCAGATGATCTTCTGAAGCGAGATTTCAAATCCGACAAGCCACTTGAAAAATGTGTAACTGACATTACAGAAATCAAGGCTAAAGATGGGAAACTGTATGTTTCAGCTATCTTTGACTGCTTTGATTCCGGTGTCCTTGGTCTGGCAATGGAAACCAACATGAAAGCAACGTTGTGTGAGCATACCCTGGATAATGCCTATCTGGCATATCCTGATCTGCGAGGGGCTATTGTACACTCTGACAGAGGAACACAATATACCAGTGAAACTTATCGTAAGGCTCTTGCTAAATACGGTATTATTCAAAGCATGAACAGTGCTGGTGGCAGGTGCCACGATAATGCCCGATGCGAAAGCATGTGGGCCAGAATGAAAAGTGAGCTTCTCTATGACCGCTACAATACGGAGACTATGACCATAGAGGAACTGAAGGTTCTCATTTGGAGATACTTCATCAGTTACTGGAATAACAGGAGGATCTGCTCTGCCAACGGTGGGCTTCCTCCGATAATTAAGCGACAGAGATACTACCAATCTCTGGAACAGGCTGCATAG
- the fliB gene encoding flagellin lysine-N-methylase, with the protein MKLRRPVYYKDFHCISSECRDTCCAGWEIEVDEEAAERYERVEGAFGERLRSMIGEDEEEKYFILQPGKRCPLLRKDNLCELICRLGEESLCDICREHPRFYQWFGDYTEAGLGLCCEEAGRLLFSLREPLAFEVLEDGGESQEDDPLSAPLLAARERAFCLLQNRTVSLDTRIYRLLLFAEAVQGCLDQEDGAAIEKLAECWKAPEKIRVQETGENREEGLQALLEEYRKLESLDGTWPEMIGKLQSRLPELLAKRKEFLQEYRERLSEYEQLMVYFIYRYFMEALFDGNLLSPVRFSVSGLLVVRLLDIERWIEKGSFTFDDRIQTAKLFSKEIEYCPENMAALSEICLEEPCFLQLENYLDIG; encoded by the coding sequence ATGAAGCTGAGAAGACCGGTTTATTACAAAGATTTCCACTGCATCAGCTCTGAATGCAGGGATACCTGCTGTGCGGGCTGGGAGATCGAGGTGGATGAAGAAGCAGCGGAGCGTTATGAACGCGTGGAGGGAGCTTTCGGGGAACGCCTGCGTTCAATGATAGGGGAGGATGAGGAGGAAAAATATTTCATTCTGCAGCCGGGGAAGCGGTGCCCCCTTCTGAGGAAGGATAACCTGTGTGAGCTGATCTGCCGGCTGGGTGAGGAATCGCTCTGTGATATCTGCAGGGAACATCCCCGGTTTTATCAGTGGTTCGGAGATTATACGGAAGCGGGGCTGGGGCTGTGCTGTGAAGAGGCAGGCCGTCTGCTGTTCAGCCTCAGGGAGCCGCTTGCTTTTGAAGTGCTGGAGGATGGCGGGGAATCCCAGGAGGATGACCCGCTGTCCGCACCGCTTCTTGCAGCCAGGGAAAGAGCCTTTTGTCTGCTGCAAAACAGGACCGTTTCTCTGGATACGCGGATCTACCGGCTGCTTTTATTCGCGGAAGCGGTTCAGGGCTGTCTGGACCAGGAGGATGGGGCGGCAATTGAAAAGCTGGCAGAATGCTGGAAAGCGCCGGAAAAGATACGGGTACAGGAAACAGGAGAGAATAGGGAGGAAGGCCTTCAAGCTCTTCTGGAGGAATACCGGAAGCTGGAGTCCCTGGACGGAACCTGGCCGGAAATGATCGGAAAGCTCCAGAGCAGGCTGCCGGAGCTGCTGGCCAAGAGAAAGGAATTTTTACAGGAATACCGGGAAAGACTTTCGGAATATGAGCAGCTGATGGTCTATTTTATTTACCGGTATTTTATGGAAGCACTTTTTGACGGGAACCTGCTGTCGCCTGTGCGATTCAGTGTTTCCGGCCTGCTGGTAGTGCGGCTGCTGGATATAGAGCGGTGGATAGAGAAGGGAAGCTTCACGTTTGATGACAGGATACAGACGGCAAAGCTGTTTTCCAAGGAAATCGAATACTGTCCGGAGAATATGGCAGCCCTGTCGGAAATCTGTCTGGAAGAGCCGTGCTTTTTACAGCTCGAAAATTATTTGGATATTGGCTGA
- a CDS encoding glycerophosphodiester phosphodiesterase family protein: MRTQRNYGLGAVFDVALRNWDTLFIFEIVYRLFGFIVWLPLQRYLLSLLPALVGETYLGQDNFALVFRYPAAIILLVSVLMMTGLFIFYEIITLFIYCEKGWKRERVKIIVLLKETAGKAAGLFVPKRLPVFLLLPAVMFSAFSFISGYMGGISVPEFILEYIFQDKLLLPLFIGGTIFLHFVLFRYLFCLPEFLLEGGSFGKAWRQSLALLKKNRFSPLWKTIFYFLIFSLSAFVAAAGGILLLAAGIRGAAGIEAGRGVFRLYFTSLRGVWSIVIGALASVFLCACIVVLYHRAGGSLRPEKTKRKWNIGRSLLRAASSFGILVILIFFSESEIGGNIPGWGSNQIQVIAHRAGAAFAPENTEAALKCAIQDQASVAEIDVQQLKDGTLVVMHDTNFKRTTGKNLDVWDADYAVIRDLDAGGHISADYRGEPVPTLESMLLAAKGHIRLMIELKSTGREQGLEEQTLSLINKYGMQDQCMIASMDMEILKRVKSLEPDMQTVYISVLLLTQGQALKEIDAYSVETTSLSAELVYQAHLQGKQVYAWTANSERSINKILRCHTDGLVTDNVLLAQYYIEEKQADLFLREFTNWFFGPLSGE, translated from the coding sequence TTGCGGACACAGAGGAACTATGGGTTAGGTGCTGTCTTTGATGTGGCGTTACGGAATTGGGATACTTTGTTTATCTTTGAAATCGTGTATCGTTTATTTGGTTTTATTGTATGGCTGCCCCTTCAGCGCTATCTGCTGAGCCTGCTTCCGGCTCTGGTGGGAGAAACCTACCTGGGACAAGATAATTTTGCGCTTGTTTTTCGTTATCCGGCCGCGATAATTTTGTTAGTCAGTGTCCTGATGATGACAGGACTCTTTATATTTTATGAGATTATAACGCTGTTCATATATTGTGAGAAGGGTTGGAAACGGGAACGGGTAAAGATAATAGTCCTTTTAAAAGAGACGGCCGGGAAAGCGGCGGGCCTGTTTGTTCCCAAACGGCTGCCCGTCTTTCTGTTGCTTCCGGCGGTTATGTTTTCTGCTTTTTCTTTTATCAGTGGATATATGGGTGGCATAAGCGTGCCGGAATTTATTCTGGAGTATATCTTTCAGGATAAGCTGCTGCTGCCGTTATTTATCGGCGGCACAATTTTTCTTCATTTCGTTCTTTTCCGCTATCTGTTTTGCCTTCCGGAATTCCTGCTGGAGGGTGGATCTTTTGGAAAGGCCTGGCGTCAAAGCCTGGCACTGCTGAAGAAGAATAGGTTTAGCCCGCTTTGGAAAACAATTTTTTATTTCCTGATCTTTAGCCTGTCTGCGTTTGTCGCTGCTGCTGGAGGAATCTTGCTTCTTGCCGCCGGTATACGCGGTGCCGCCGGGATAGAAGCAGGCCGTGGAGTATTCCGGCTTTATTTTACTTCATTGAGAGGCGTATGGAGTATTGTTATCGGGGCATTAGCCTCTGTTTTCCTGTGCGCGTGTATCGTCGTTTTGTATCATCGGGCAGGCGGCAGCCTGCGCCCGGAGAAAACTAAGAGGAAGTGGAACATAGGGCGAAGCTTATTACGAGCGGCATCATCATTTGGGATTCTGGTCATATTGATTTTTTTCAGTGAGTCGGAAATTGGCGGTAACATTCCGGGCTGGGGTTCTAATCAGATACAGGTGATTGCCCATCGGGCAGGCGCTGCATTTGCTCCTGAAAATACTGAAGCAGCGCTGAAATGTGCCATACAAGACCAGGCGTCTGTGGCGGAGATTGATGTTCAGCAGCTTAAGGATGGGACGCTGGTTGTTATGCATGATACCAATTTTAAACGTACGACAGGGAAGAACCTGGATGTCTGGGACGCGGATTATGCTGTGATTCGGGATTTGGATGCCGGAGGGCACATTTCGGCGGATTACAGGGGAGAACCGGTGCCAACGCTGGAATCAATGCTGCTTGCGGCGAAAGGCCATATACGTCTGATGATTGAGCTTAAATCGACCGGCCGTGAACAGGGACTTGAGGAACAGACTCTGTCATTAATTAACAAATATGGCATGCAGGATCAGTGCATGATCGCATCTATGGATATGGAGATTTTGAAACGCGTGAAAAGCCTGGAGCCGGATATGCAGACTGTATATATATCCGTACTGCTGCTTACGCAGGGGCAGGCGCTCAAAGAAATTGACGCTTATAGCGTAGAAACTACTTCTCTGTCGGCAGAGCTGGTATATCAAGCACATCTTCAGGGAAAGCAGGTTTATGCCTGGACAGCGAATTCAGAGCGGAGCATTAATAAAATTCTTCGCTGTCATACAGATGGATTAGTTACGGATAACGTGCTGCTGGCTCAATATTATATAGAGGAAAAACAGGCGGATTTGTTTCTGAGAGAATTTACAAATTGGTTTTTTGGACCTCTTAGCGGTGAATAG
- a CDS encoding PadR family transcriptional regulator produces the protein MLLLKVLSEHDCYGYQITQIFKRVSDGSIVVREPSMYPILYRLQDRGLITSYNQKGNGHMERVYYHIEDAGREELKKMSDAYQEVQRGVESIMNYTEAISDLREAR, from the coding sequence ATGCTCTTATTAAAAGTTTTATCAGAACATGATTGTTATGGATATCAAATTACACAGATATTTAAGCGGGTTTCAGACGGCAGTATCGTAGTGCGAGAACCTTCCATGTATCCAATTCTATATCGCCTTCAAGATCGGGGACTGATCACCTCCTATAACCAAAAAGGCAACGGACACATGGAACGGGTTTACTATCACATTGAAGACGCAGGACGAGAGGAACTAAAAAAGATGTCGGATGCATATCAGGAAGTCCAGCGTGGTGTAGAATCAATTATGAACTATACAGAAGCAATCTCTGATTTAAGGGAAGCTAGATAG
- a CDS encoding SDR family oxidoreductase, with protein MKHDFFNLKNKVAIVTGGNQGIGKVVAGYLADAGADVVIFDLNDASEVAEKIAEEYGVRTAAFVCNVTDPEDVEKNIQAAAEKMGTLDLLFNNAGICLHKDALDCTPDDWLKVVNVNLNGIFFVAQAFGRYLVAHNKTGNIVNTASMSGTIVNIPQGQASYNSSKAGVAHLTKSLAVEWASKGIRVNSISPGYIKTEMTGTVRQDWQDYWVSTIPFRRMGTPEELAGAVIYLLSDASTYTSGLDMIIDGCFTVV; from the coding sequence ATGAAACATGATTTCTTTAATTTGAAAAATAAAGTAGCAATAGTGACAGGAGGCAATCAGGGGATCGGCAAAGTGGTTGCGGGGTATCTGGCGGACGCAGGCGCAGATGTGGTGATATTTGACCTGAACGACGCGTCGGAGGTCGCTGAGAAGATCGCGGAAGAGTACGGCGTGAGAACGGCAGCCTTCGTCTGCAACGTGACCGACCCGGAAGATGTGGAGAAGAACATTCAGGCGGCGGCAGAGAAGATGGGCACCCTGGACCTGCTGTTCAATAACGCAGGAATCTGCCTTCATAAGGACGCCCTGGACTGCACGCCGGATGACTGGCTGAAGGTTGTCAATGTGAATCTGAACGGTATTTTCTTCGTGGCACAGGCTTTCGGAAGATATCTGGTCGCCCATAATAAGACAGGAAATATCGTGAATACGGCTTCCATGTCTGGAACGATCGTAAACATTCCCCAGGGACAGGCTTCCTATAACTCATCAAAGGCAGGAGTAGCCCATTTGACAAAATCCCTGGCAGTAGAGTGGGCGTCCAAGGGAATCCGTGTAAATTCCATCAGCCCCGGATACATTAAGACAGAGATGACCGGTACGGTCAGACAGGACTGGCAGGATTACTGGGTGAGCACGATACCTTTCCGAAGGATGGGAACTCCGGAGGAGCTGGCAGGAGCGGTGATTTATCTGCTGTCTGATGCGTCTACCTATACCTCAGGCCTTGATATGATTATTGATGGCTGCTTTACAGTCGTTTAA
- a CDS encoding xylulokinase, with product MEVKEQIVRGKTALGIELGSTRIKAVLVDNCGKVLAAGIHDWENSLINNIWTYSLDEIHQGIRACYSSLRRDVEEKYGAALTDIGAIGISAMMHGYMALDDGGNQLAPFQTWRNTNTQQAADELTELFQFNIPLRWTIAHLYQRILDGEQHVEKAAFVTTLSSYIHWKLTGQKVIGIGDAAGIFPIDSERLDYDAGMLEKFNHLIEKYHYSWKAQDVLPKVLTAGEAAGTLTEEGAAFLDESGQLKPGIALCPPEGDAGTGMVATNSVAPRTGNVSAGTSTFAMIVLEKQLSRVYREIDMVTTPAGYPCAMSHANNGTSDLNAWVSLFGEFAQLMGIPADPGSLFEKLYTNSLQGDPDCGGLLAYGYYSGENITMLNEGRPVFLRTPESRFNLANFMKAHLYTSLGAVKMGLDILMKEEKVEVERITGHGGFFKTRGVGQRYLAAAVHAPVTVMDTASEGGAWGIALLALYLVERAQGETLEAFLEKRIFSGMSGMTITPEAEEIEGFEKFMEHYRTGLAVEKAAIASMKW from the coding sequence ATGGAGGTAAAGGAACAGATTGTAAGAGGAAAGACAGCCCTGGGCATCGAACTGGGATCTACCAGAATAAAAGCCGTATTGGTGGACAACTGCGGCAAGGTTCTGGCAGCCGGGATTCATGACTGGGAGAATTCATTGATTAACAATATCTGGACGTATAGCCTGGACGAGATTCATCAGGGGATAAGAGCCTGCTACAGCAGCCTGCGCCGGGATGTGGAGGAAAAATACGGGGCAGCCCTGACGGACATTGGAGCTATCGGCATCAGCGCTATGATGCATGGCTATATGGCGCTGGATGACGGCGGCAATCAGCTGGCCCCGTTCCAGACCTGGCGGAACACGAATACCCAGCAGGCGGCGGATGAGCTGACGGAGCTGTTTCAGTTTAATATCCCCCTGCGATGGACGATTGCGCATCTGTATCAGAGAATCCTGGACGGTGAGCAGCATGTAGAGAAAGCAGCTTTTGTCACGACGCTGAGTTCGTACATCCATTGGAAGCTGACAGGGCAGAAGGTGATCGGCATCGGAGATGCGGCAGGGATATTTCCTATTGACTCGGAGCGGCTGGACTATGACGCGGGAATGCTGGAAAAGTTCAACCATCTGATTGAGAAGTACCATTATTCATGGAAAGCGCAGGATGTGCTCCCGAAGGTTCTGACTGCCGGAGAAGCGGCAGGCACCCTGACGGAAGAAGGGGCCGCGTTCCTGGATGAAAGCGGGCAGCTGAAGCCGGGCATCGCCCTGTGCCCGCCGGAAGGCGATGCCGGTACAGGCATGGTGGCCACGAATTCTGTTGCGCCGCGGACGGGGAATGTATCCGCCGGAACCAGTACCTTTGCGATGATTGTACTGGAGAAGCAGTTGTCCAGGGTGTACCGGGAAATCGACATGGTGACCACGCCTGCAGGTTATCCCTGTGCCATGTCCCATGCCAATAACGGAACCTCAGATCTGAATGCATGGGTGAGCCTGTTTGGAGAATTCGCGCAGCTGATGGGAATCCCGGCCGATCCGGGAAGCTTATTTGAGAAGCTGTATACAAACTCTCTGCAGGGAGATCCGGACTGCGGCGGCTTGTTGGCTTACGGATATTATTCGGGGGAAAATATCACCATGCTGAATGAGGGAAGGCCGGTTTTCCTCCGGACGCCGGAGAGCCGTTTTAACCTGGCCAACTTCATGAAGGCGCATCTCTACACATCGCTGGGAGCCGTGAAAATGGGACTGGATATCCTGATGAAGGAGGAGAAGGTGGAAGTGGAACGGATTACGGGCCACGGAGGCTTTTTCAAAACCAGGGGAGTGGGGCAGAGATATCTGGCCGCTGCCGTACATGCGCCGGTAACCGTGATGGACACGGCCAGCGAAGGGGGAGCCTGGGGAATCGCTCTTCTTGCGCTCTATCTGGTGGAACGCGCCCAGGGCGAGACGCTGGAAGCTTTCCTGGAGAAACGCATTTTCAGCGGAATGTCGGGCATGACCATCACTCCGGAAGCGGAAGAGATCGAAGGCTTTGAGAAATTTATGGAGCATTACCGGACCGGATTGGCAGTTGAGAAAGCCGCGATTGCGTCTATGAAATGGTAA
- a CDS encoding anaerobic ribonucleoside-triphosphate reductase activating protein — translation MRIHGFQTLTLLDYPGLLACTIFLGHCNFRCPFCQNGNLVLHPEREPEVPEEEVMAHLKKRRGILEGVCVTGGEPTLDPELPEFLRKIKALGYRVKLDTNGYRPEILKRLASEGLLDYVAMDIKNAPDRYGDTAGVKGLDVLRIQDSVEFLMGGTIDYEFRTTVMRELHGREEFERIGKWLAGCRRYYLQNYRESESVINPVFTGYSREQLERFRELLMRSIPEVGVRGVE, via the coding sequence ATGCGCATACATGGGTTTCAGACACTGACGCTGTTGGATTATCCGGGTCTTCTGGCTTGTACTATTTTTCTGGGACATTGCAACTTCCGGTGTCCTTTCTGTCAGAACGGCAACCTGGTACTTCACCCGGAGAGGGAGCCGGAGGTGCCGGAAGAAGAGGTGATGGCTCATCTGAAAAAACGCCGGGGGATCTTAGAAGGAGTCTGTGTGACAGGCGGGGAGCCGACACTGGATCCTGAACTGCCGGAATTTTTGCGGAAGATAAAAGCGCTGGGCTATCGGGTAAAGCTGGATACCAACGGCTACCGCCCGGAGATCCTGAAACGGCTGGCCTCGGAGGGCCTTCTGGATTATGTGGCGATGGACATTAAAAATGCGCCTGACCGCTATGGTGATACGGCTGGCGTCAAGGGACTGGATGTGCTGAGAATTCAGGATTCGGTTGAGTTTCTCATGGGCGGGACGATAGACTATGAGTTCCGGACGACGGTGATGCGTGAGTTACACGGCCGGGAAGAGTTTGAACGGATTGGGAAATGGCTGGCCGGATGCAGACGTTATTATCTCCAGAATTACCGGGAGTCTGAATCAGTGATAAATCCTGTCTTTACCGGATATTCCAGGGAACAGCTGGAAAGATTCCGGGAGCTCCTGATGCGGAGCATCCCGGAAGTAGGGGTCAGAGGTGTGGAATAA
- the tadA gene encoding tRNA adenosine(34) deaminase TadA, with the protein MIQEKFMREAIRQAKKAEALMEVPIGCVIVCQDKIIARGYNRRNTDKNTLSHAELNAIRKASKKLGDWRLEGCTMYVTLEPCQMCAGALVQSRIDEVVIGCRNAKAGCAGSVINLLNMEEFNHQVKITEGVLEEECSTMLSDFFRRLREIKKNEKTVL; encoded by the coding sequence ATGATTCAGGAAAAATTTATGAGAGAAGCCATACGCCAGGCTAAGAAGGCGGAGGCCCTGATGGAGGTACCTATCGGATGTGTGATTGTCTGTCAGGACAAAATCATTGCAAGAGGCTATAACCGGAGAAATACAGATAAGAATACACTGTCCCATGCTGAATTAAACGCGATCCGCAAAGCGAGCAAAAAGCTGGGAGATTGGCGCCTGGAGGGCTGTACCATGTATGTGACGCTGGAACCCTGCCAGATGTGTGCTGGAGCATTGGTCCAGTCAAGGATAGACGAAGTGGTGATTGGATGCAGGAACGCAAAGGCAGGCTGCGCGGGATCGGTGATCAATCTGTTGAACATGGAAGAGTTTAATCATCAGGTGAAAATAACTGAAGGAGTGTTGGAAGAAGAGTGTAGTACAATGCTCAGTGATTTTTTTAGGAGGTTGAGAGAAATAAAAAAGAACGAAAAAACAGTACTTTAA
- a CDS encoding DUF6128 domain-containing protein: MSDYKRFVAYLYEYQNQAKGENRGFVRVEARNGTCQMGFQLKVFSLPEGSALNVYGFVRIQESLFGIPIGILHSGRNGIAGRLMTPSVHMGDSSFSLNELGGLIIFGPEDRIYATQWDDIPIHPERFTTDTAILQEPSHSAPASVPQKTEAIHSSSPGNAQASSQPVNASSEPSPSAPQAEAASSASQTTAQPNAASGAVHSTAQPNAASGTAHSTAQLNAASGIVLAAAQTAADTSEEATDNPTEGTSEEELHIASVEAAIPPVMSASPAERWQALLDSSPHIHPFDDDEIGECIKIDLKDLPILRKNGWQVGSNQFLLHGFYNYHHLLMGRLSSGKEDTFVFGVPGIFDVKEQFMAGMFGFSAFKPARNSSETAGVSPFGYWYRPVQ, encoded by the coding sequence ATGTCCGATTATAAGCGTTTTGTAGCATATTTATATGAATACCAAAATCAGGCGAAAGGCGAAAACCGGGGATTTGTCCGGGTGGAAGCCCGGAACGGCACCTGTCAGATGGGATTCCAGTTAAAGGTTTTTTCTCTCCCGGAAGGTTCCGCGCTTAATGTCTATGGCTTCGTCCGCATTCAGGAATCTCTGTTTGGAATCCCAATCGGAATCCTGCACTCCGGACGAAACGGAATCGCAGGCAGATTGATGACTCCCTCCGTACATATGGGCGATTCCAGTTTTTCTCTGAATGAACTGGGAGGACTGATCATTTTCGGACCGGAAGACCGTATTTATGCCACCCAATGGGACGACATCCCTATCCACCCTGAACGTTTCACCACAGATACAGCTATCCTGCAGGAACCTTCTCACTCTGCCCCCGCCTCCGTCCCACAGAAGACGGAAGCAATTCATTCCAGTTCCCCAGGAAACGCCCAGGCCTCCAGCCAGCCGGTAAACGCTTCTTCTGAGCCTTCCCCGTCTGCCCCGCAGGCCGAGGCAGCTTCCAGCGCCAGTCAAACCACAGCTCAGCCCAACGCCGCTTCCGGGGCCGTTCATTCCACAGCTCAGCCCAACGCCGCTTCCGGGACCGCTCATTCCACAGCTCAGCTCAACGCCGCTTCCGGGATCGTTTTAGCTGCCGCGCAGACTGCGGCCGACACCTCCGAAGAAGCCACAGACAATCCGACGGAAGGCACCTCCGAAGAGGAATTGCATATCGCATCCGTAGAGGCTGCCATCCCCCCTGTCATGTCCGCTTCACCTGCTGAGCGCTGGCAGGCACTGCTGGATTCAAGCCCCCATATCCATCCCTTTGACGATGATGAAATCGGCGAGTGCATTAAGATCGACCTGAAGGATCTCCCGATTCTCCGTAAAAACGGCTGGCAGGTGGGCAGCAATCAGTTCCTGCTTCATGGCTTTTATAATTACCATCATCTGCTGATGGGACGGCTCTCCTCCGGAAAAGAGGACACATTCGTATTCGGCGTTCCAGGCATTTTTGATGTGAAGGAACAGTTCATGGCTGGCATGTTCGGCTTTTCAGCATTCAAACCGGCCCGGAATTCCTCTGAGACAGCCGGGGTATCGCCATTCGGATACTGGTACCGGCCCGTGCAATGA
- a CDS encoding sporulation initiation factor Spo0A C-terminal domain-containing protein, with product MRLSEEGELNQIFNFLHRLGATANYTGFFYTAYGTLLCMKEPRRLTLVTKWLYPDVARYYDTNWKAVERSIRTIISYLWNNHAEMLNILAGYPMKTKPSPAEFLSILVVSLSEQLIA from the coding sequence ATGAGGTTGTCTGAGGAGGGGGAGTTAAACCAAATATTTAATTTTCTGCATCGGCTGGGTGCTACGGCGAATTATACCGGATTTTTTTATACCGCATATGGTACCCTGCTTTGCATGAAGGAACCACGCAGGCTTACACTTGTGACCAAATGGCTATATCCAGATGTGGCCCGTTACTATGACACTAACTGGAAAGCTGTTGAACGCAGCATCCGGACAATAATTTCTTATCTTTGGAATAATCACGCGGAAATGCTGAACATCCTGGCGGGTTATCCTATGAAGACGAAACCAAGTCCTGCCGAATTTCTGTCAATTCTTGTTGTTTCCTTATCTGAACAACTGATTGCGTAA
- a CDS encoding HAD family hydrolase, whose protein sequence is MSIEVKKNIRCIALDLDGTTLSDAKSVSEGNRKALEEAVTRGICVVVASGRALETLPAAVTAIPGIEYAITSNGAAVYRLKDKQCIRRVMLQGEDVDQILEVTKGYFCSYEAFLQGVPYGQKEYVEDPARFGATPYAVQYIQSTRQGVEDIHAFIREHREELDGLDLIVRDEQDRLSLREKLAACGRSLYITSSVPNRIELTSPEAGKASGLCFLLERLGIRPEETAAFGDADNDIDMLKVSGCGIAVANATEGCKAAADCLTKSNQEDGVAYGIREILGIRAGGSDTTRA, encoded by the coding sequence ATGAGTATTGAAGTTAAGAAAAATATCCGGTGTATCGCGCTGGATCTGGATGGGACGACTCTGTCGGACGCCAAGTCGGTCAGTGAAGGGAACAGGAAGGCGCTTGAAGAGGCAGTGACCCGTGGAATTTGTGTCGTGGTGGCCAGCGGGCGGGCTTTGGAGACACTTCCGGCCGCTGTCACCGCCATACCTGGAATTGAATACGCGATCACCTCGAACGGTGCTGCGGTATACCGCTTAAAGGATAAACAGTGTATCCGTCGGGTGATGCTGCAGGGAGAGGATGTTGATCAGATACTGGAGGTCACGAAGGGGTATTTTTGCAGCTATGAAGCGTTTTTGCAGGGGGTGCCCTACGGACAGAAGGAATATGTGGAAGATCCGGCACGGTTCGGGGCGACGCCTTATGCGGTCCAGTATATTCAGTCCACCCGTCAGGGGGTAGAGGATATCCACGCCTTTATCCGGGAGCACCGGGAGGAGCTGGACGGCCTGGATCTGATTGTGCGGGACGAGCAGGACAGGCTGAGCCTGCGGGAAAAGCTGGCAGCCTGCGGCAGAAGTCTCTACATCACTTCATCGGTCCCGAACAGGATAGAGCTGACAAGCCCTGAGGCGGGGAAGGCTTCCGGCCTCTGTTTCCTTTTGGAACGGCTGGGCATCCGGCCGGAGGAGACGGCGGCTTTTGGGGATGCGGATAATGACATTGACATGCTGAAAGTATCTGGCTGCGGGATTGCGGTGGCAAATGCGACAGAAGGCTGTAAAGCGGCGGCTGACTGTCTGACCAAGTCTAACCAGGAGGACGGGGTGGCATACGGCATCCGGGAGATCCTGGGTATCAGGGCCGGCGGTTCTGATACAACGCGTGCCTAA
- a CDS encoding transposase: MSRTQRKYDHEYKIQAVKLAREIGGAKAAKELGIPEGTIHTWLKAVRAGTLDIGDGAHTPESAMSLAEELAMLRKRVKDQDKEIRRLKEENEFLEEASAFFAASRRKSARTKE, translated from the coding sequence ATGTCACGTACTCAACGTAAATACGACCACGAATATAAGATCCAGGCTGTCAAACTTGCCAGAGAAATCGGCGGTGCTAAGGCAGCCAAAGAATTAGGTATTCCAGAAGGAACCATCCATACATGGCTGAAAGCAGTTAGAGCCGGTACATTGGATATTGGCGACGGTGCACATACTCCAGAAAGTGCCATGAGTCTCGCTGAGGAACTTGCTATGCTCCGCAAACGTGTTAAGGATCAGGATAAAGAAATCCGGCGTCTAAAAGAGGAAAATGAATTTCTCGAGGAAGCAAGTGCTTTTTTCGCAGCCAGCCGTCGGAAGTCAGCAAGAACCAAAGAATGA